The following proteins are co-located in the Egicoccus sp. AB-alg2 genome:
- the fabG gene encoding 3-oxoacyl-ACP reductase FabG produces the protein MTRIALVTGGSGGIGAAICRALSADGHHVLVGYGGNAEAAEKVAADCQGDAEAVRIDVTDEASVAAAVQRATELGTLAVVVNNAGVADDDLLLRLDPARFDRTVEVNLRGAYLVSRAAMRPMLRARFGRIVSVASVVALRGNVGQTAYAASKAGLIGFSKSLAREVGRKGVTVNVVAPGFVATAMTDALGDEAREALLAQAPTGRPVEADEVAATVAFLASEAAGSITGAVVPVDGGAGI, from the coding sequence ATGACCCGTATCGCACTCGTGACCGGCGGCAGCGGCGGCATCGGCGCCGCGATCTGCCGCGCGCTGTCGGCCGACGGCCACCACGTGCTCGTCGGCTACGGCGGCAACGCCGAGGCCGCCGAGAAGGTCGCCGCCGACTGCCAGGGGGACGCCGAGGCCGTCCGGATCGACGTGACCGACGAGGCTTCCGTCGCCGCGGCCGTCCAGCGGGCCACGGAACTCGGCACGCTGGCGGTCGTCGTGAACAACGCCGGCGTGGCCGACGACGACCTGCTGCTGCGCCTCGACCCGGCCCGCTTCGACCGGACCGTCGAGGTCAACCTCCGCGGTGCCTACCTCGTCTCGCGTGCCGCCATGCGCCCGATGCTGCGCGCCCGCTTCGGCCGGATCGTCAGCGTCGCGTCCGTGGTCGCCCTGCGCGGCAACGTCGGCCAGACCGCCTACGCGGCCTCCAAGGCCGGGCTGATCGGCTTCAGCAAGTCGCTCGCCCGCGAGGTCGGCCGCAAGGGCGTGACCGTCAACGTCGTCGCCCCGGGCTTCGTGGCCACCGCGATGACCGACGCGCTCGGCGACGAGGCGCGCGAGGCGCTGCTCGCCCAGGCGCCGACCGGGCGCCCCGTGGAAGCCGACGAGGTGGCCGCCACCGTCGCCTTCCTCGCCTCCGAGGCCGCCGGCTCCATCACCGGCGCCGTCGTCCCCGTCGACGGTGGCGCCGGCATCT